From Segatella copri, the proteins below share one genomic window:
- the trhA gene encoding PAQR family membrane homeostasis protein TrhA, with protein sequence MKLKIHFSHKEELWNSWSHAGGILMGFVVGAIFLYWCFTMHNGWATAGVILYLFGMLMSYIASTVYHAVSAWSKWKERLRKWDHAAIYWHIAGSYSPITLIAMRDQGYWGWSLFIFIWACAIAGTIMSFARLKDHSNLETICFVGMGLSVLVAFKPLIDSVSTATVWWIIAEGVCYITGAVFYSINKKKYMHSVFHFFVLAGSICHIIAVWDILMKYI encoded by the coding sequence ATGAAACTAAAGATACATTTCAGTCATAAAGAAGAACTTTGGAACTCATGGTCGCATGCAGGAGGTATCCTGATGGGCTTTGTCGTGGGAGCCATCTTCTTATATTGGTGCTTTACGATGCATAACGGATGGGCTACGGCGGGAGTTATCCTCTATCTGTTCGGTATGCTGATGTCTTACATCGCCTCAACGGTTTACCATGCAGTTTCTGCCTGGAGCAAATGGAAGGAGCGACTGCGCAAATGGGACCATGCCGCCATCTACTGGCATATTGCCGGTTCTTACTCGCCAATCACGCTCATTGCGATGCGAGACCAGGGATATTGGGGATGGAGCCTCTTTATCTTTATCTGGGCTTGCGCCATTGCCGGAACCATCATGAGTTTTGCCAGACTCAAGGATCACAGCAACCTGGAGACCATCTGCTTTGTAGGCATGGGATTGTCGGTACTGGTTGCCTTTAAACCTTTGATAGACTCCGTATCCACCGCCACAGTCTGGTGGATTATTGCCGAAGGCGTCTGCTACATTACGGGCGCCGTATTCTACAGCATCAACAAGAAGAAATACATGCATTCCGTGTTCCATTTCTTCGTTTTGGCTGGTAGTATCTGCCACATCATTGCAGTTTGGGATATTCTCATGAAATATATCTAA
- a CDS encoding GntR family transcriptional regulator yields MNFSNDKAIYVQIAERLSDEILAGKYKEDERIPSVREYAVLLEVNANTAVKAYDLLATDEIIYNKRGLGYFVSAGAKKQIKKTRKKEFMKERLPELARQMQLLDISIDEVKEELEKNLKKIRI; encoded by the coding sequence ATGAATTTCAGTAATGATAAAGCAATATACGTACAGATAGCCGAGCGATTGAGCGATGAGATTCTGGCGGGCAAGTACAAGGAAGACGAACGAATACCGAGCGTCAGGGAATACGCCGTGCTGCTGGAGGTAAATGCCAACACAGCCGTGAAGGCATACGACCTGCTTGCCACCGACGAGATTATCTACAACAAGCGAGGCCTAGGCTACTTTGTTTCCGCTGGAGCCAAGAAGCAGATTAAGAAGACCCGCAAAAAGGAGTTTATGAAAGAAAGACTCCCGGAACTCGCCCGACAAATGCAGCTTCTCGACATCTCCATCGATGAAGTGAAGGAAGAGTTGGAGAAGAATCTCAAAAAGATAAGGATATGA
- a CDS encoding ABC transporter ATP-binding protein, whose amino-acid sequence MSLIHLKDVNKTYQGAQPLHVLKGIDLDIERGEFVSIMGASGSGKSTLLNILGILDNYDTGEYRLNDVLIKDLSETRAAEYRNKMIGFIFQSFNLISFKTAVENVELPLFYQGVSRKKRHELAMEYLEKLGLKQWANHYPNEMSGGQKQRVAIARALITKPEIILADEPTGALDSKTSVEVMDLLKELHQKEGMTIVVVTHESGVANETDKVIHIKDGLIGSIEDNRDHHLVSKDYVK is encoded by the coding sequence ATGTCATTAATTCATCTAAAAGACGTCAACAAGACCTATCAGGGTGCTCAGCCACTCCATGTGCTGAAGGGAATCGACCTCGACATCGAACGTGGCGAGTTCGTCAGCATCATGGGTGCTTCCGGCTCGGGAAAATCCACCTTATTAAATATACTGGGTATTCTCGACAACTACGATACGGGCGAATACCGACTCAATGATGTGCTCATCAAAGACCTCTCGGAAACCCGTGCAGCCGAATACCGCAACAAGATGATCGGCTTCATCTTCCAGTCGTTCAACCTCATCTCGTTCAAGACGGCAGTGGAAAACGTGGAACTTCCACTCTTCTACCAGGGCGTGAGCCGCAAGAAGCGCCACGAACTGGCGATGGAATATCTCGAAAAACTGGGCTTGAAGCAATGGGCCAACCATTATCCTAACGAGATGTCGGGAGGACAGAAGCAGCGTGTAGCCATCGCCCGTGCCCTCATCACCAAACCCGAAATCATCCTTGCCGATGAGCCTACCGGAGCCCTCGACTCCAAAACGAGCGTGGAAGTGATGGACCTGCTGAAGGAACTGCACCAGAAAGAGGGAATGACTATCGTGGTGGTAACCCACGAAAGCGGTGTAGCCAACGAGACCGATAAGGTTATCCATATCAAGGACGGACTCATCGGAAGCATCGAAGACAACAGAGACCATCATCTCGTATCGAAAGACTACGTTAAATAA
- a CDS encoding ABC transporter permease translates to MRELIKEIWSTSKRNKLRTSLTGFAVAWGIFMLIFLLGAGNGLINAQLQQSTRFLANSMRVFPRETSKAYKGLKEGRSITLNDRDILISNKTYGQYVDDVGGRLEQYNVNINYGDNYVASQSLVGVAPTHPKIDKTELIAGRFINEIDMKEQRKNVVLSRSQAKELSKDYRSLVGKNVKISNLNFQVVGIYKDDESRNNTEAFIAYSTIKTIYAKGDDAGSLEFTIKNLKTKEDNKQFEKNYRASINNNHQAAPDDERTIWLWNRYMDNIQMNQGIAIMQTALWIVGLFTLLSGIVGVSNIMLITVKERTREFGVRKAIGAKPWSILKLIITESIIITSFFGYIGMVCGVAANEIMDATIGHTTVDTGLFKAAMFVNPTVGLGTCIGATITIVIAGTIAGLIPAIKAARIRPIEALRAE, encoded by the coding sequence ATGAGAGAATTAATCAAAGAAATATGGAGCACGTCGAAGCGCAACAAGCTCCGCACTTCGCTTACGGGATTTGCCGTTGCCTGGGGAATCTTCATGCTGATATTCCTGCTGGGCGCCGGCAACGGACTGATTAATGCCCAGTTGCAGCAAAGCACCCGATTCCTTGCCAACTCCATGCGAGTATTCCCGCGCGAAACCTCCAAGGCTTACAAGGGACTGAAGGAAGGCAGAAGCATCACGCTCAACGACAGGGACATCCTCATCAGCAACAAGACCTACGGCCAGTATGTAGATGATGTGGGCGGAAGATTGGAACAATATAACGTGAACATCAACTATGGCGATAATTATGTGGCAAGCCAGTCATTGGTGGGTGTGGCTCCTACGCATCCCAAAATCGACAAGACGGAGCTGATAGCCGGACGATTCATCAACGAAATCGATATGAAGGAGCAGCGCAAGAATGTGGTGCTGAGCCGAAGCCAGGCCAAGGAACTCAGCAAAGACTACCGTTCGCTGGTGGGCAAGAACGTAAAGATCAGCAACCTCAACTTCCAGGTGGTGGGAATCTACAAGGATGATGAATCGCGCAATAATACCGAAGCCTTCATCGCCTACTCCACCATAAAGACCATCTACGCCAAGGGCGATGATGCGGGAAGTCTGGAGTTTACCATCAAGAACCTGAAGACCAAGGAGGACAATAAGCAGTTTGAAAAGAACTACCGCGCCAGCATCAACAACAACCATCAGGCAGCACCTGATGACGAGCGAACCATCTGGCTCTGGAACCGATACATGGACAATATCCAGATGAACCAGGGAATCGCCATCATGCAGACGGCCCTCTGGATTGTGGGTCTGTTCACCCTGCTGAGCGGAATCGTGGGCGTAAGCAACATCATGCTCATCACCGTGAAGGAGCGAACCCGAGAGTTTGGTGTAAGAAAAGCCATCGGCGCCAAACCTTGGTCGATACTGAAGCTCATCATTACCGAGAGCATCATCATCACCTCGTTCTTCGGCTACATCGGAATGGTATGCGGCGTGGCGGCAAACGAAATCATGGATGCAACCATCGGACACACCACCGTAGATACCGGACTGTTTAAAGCCGCCATGTTTGTGAACCCTACGGTGGGCCTCGGCACCTGCATCGGAGCCACCATCACCATCGTCATCGCAGGCACCATCGCCGGACTCATCCCAGCCATCAAGGCTGCAAGAATCCGACCGATAGAGGCGCTGAGAGCGGAATAA
- a CDS encoding ABC transporter permease, translated as MRLDLDTYKEILDTITRNKSRSLLTGFGVFWGVFMLIALMGGGQGLKEMLQNNFTGFATNTAIIWAQNTTKPYKGFNKGRSWQMEEKDLDRLRHQVPELDVITPLLFGGNKSVVFGDKKFSGSTQGVNPDYAQVSAPQMFYGRYINEMDVRQQRKVCVIGKQIYKNLFPGGGDPCGKSVRVDSTYYMVIGVDYRSGNGVNFGGRADETITLPQSVLRSAYNRGKAVDIIATTGKPGVVMSSIAQRMRETVARAHSIDPTDEKGIMVFNTEVLFQMLDNLFKGVNFLIWLVGIGTLLAGAIGVSNIMMVTVKERTTEIGIRRAIGATPKMILSQIISESILLTLVAGMSGILFGVAILQMLEVGSTTDGILTAHFQVDFWTAISSAILICILGGLAGLAPAWRAMSIKPVDAMRDE; from the coding sequence ATGCGATTAGATTTAGATACATATAAAGAGATTCTCGACACCATCACGAGGAACAAGAGCCGCAGTCTGCTTACGGGCTTCGGCGTGTTCTGGGGCGTGTTTATGCTCATCGCCCTGATGGGTGGCGGACAGGGACTGAAGGAGATGCTGCAAAACAACTTCACAGGCTTTGCCACCAACACCGCTATCATCTGGGCGCAGAACACCACCAAACCCTACAAGGGATTTAACAAGGGGCGCTCCTGGCAGATGGAAGAGAAAGACCTGGACAGATTGCGCCACCAGGTGCCCGAACTCGATGTCATTACCCCGCTGCTCTTCGGCGGCAACAAGTCGGTGGTGTTTGGCGACAAAAAATTCAGCGGTAGCACCCAGGGCGTAAATCCTGACTACGCCCAAGTTTCTGCGCCACAGATGTTTTACGGCAGATACATCAACGAGATGGATGTGCGCCAGCAGCGCAAGGTTTGCGTCATCGGCAAACAGATTTACAAGAATCTCTTTCCTGGCGGCGGTGATCCGTGCGGCAAGAGCGTAAGAGTAGATTCTACCTATTATATGGTGATAGGCGTAGATTACCGCTCGGGAAACGGCGTGAACTTCGGCGGTCGTGCCGATGAAACCATCACCCTGCCCCAATCGGTTTTGCGCAGCGCTTATAACCGGGGTAAGGCGGTTGACATCATCGCCACCACCGGCAAACCGGGCGTAGTGATGAGCAGCATTGCCCAGCGGATGAGAGAAACCGTGGCAAGAGCCCACAGCATAGACCCTACGGACGAAAAGGGCATTATGGTGTTCAATACCGAAGTTCTCTTCCAGATGCTCGACAACCTGTTCAAGGGCGTCAACTTCCTCATCTGGCTGGTGGGTATCGGCACCCTTCTCGCCGGCGCCATCGGAGTTTCCAATATCATGATGGTAACGGTAAAGGAGCGAACCACCGAGATAGGCATCCGCCGAGCCATCGGAGCCACGCCTAAGATGATTCTCTCGCAAATCATCTCCGAGAGTATTCTCCTCACCCTGGTAGCCGGCATGAGCGGCATCCTCTTCGGCGTTGCCATCCTGCAGATGCTGGAAGTAGGAAGTACCACGGATGGCATTCTTACCGCCCACTTCCAGGTAGATTTCTGGACGGCCATCTCTTCAGCCATCCTCATCTGCATTCTCGGCGGCCTAGCCGGACTCGCCCCTGCATGGCGAGCGATGAGCATCAAACCGGTAGATGCAATGAGAGACGAATAA
- a CDS encoding efflux RND transporter periplasmic adaptor subunit, with translation MKKYSKLIVAAIVALIFIGTFVFLYEKSQPKPVEYTEFTPKMADVLKTTVITGKIEPRNEVSVKPQISGIITEICKEAGDYVQAGEVIAKVKVIPDMGQLSSAQARVRLAEINLKQAQVDYGREEQLFKKQLVSADEFDKVKQAMKQAREEVTAAEDALQVVRDGVSKSNASASSTLIRSTISGIILDIPVKVGNSVILANTFNDGTTIASVANMNDLIFRGNIDETEVGSLVTGMPMKITIGALQNLNFEANLEYISPKAVENNGANQFEVKAAIRSTKGGKIRSGYSANAEIVLAKATHVLTVPESAIEFSGDSTFVYIIKGSGEKKTYERKQVTTGLSDGVNIEIKKGLGLKDKVRGPQVIAENKDDDE, from the coding sequence ATGAAAAAGTATTCAAAGTTGATTGTTGCGGCGATTGTCGCCTTGATCTTCATCGGAACCTTCGTGTTCCTTTATGAGAAATCGCAGCCTAAGCCTGTGGAGTATACTGAGTTTACTCCTAAGATGGCTGATGTTTTGAAAACTACCGTCATCACGGGCAAGATTGAGCCTCGCAACGAGGTGAGCGTAAAACCTCAGATTAGCGGTATCATCACCGAGATTTGCAAAGAAGCGGGTGATTATGTTCAGGCGGGCGAGGTTATCGCCAAGGTAAAGGTGATTCCGGATATGGGACAGCTCAGTTCGGCTCAAGCACGCGTGCGCCTTGCTGAAATCAACCTGAAACAGGCACAGGTGGATTATGGTCGCGAAGAACAGCTCTTCAAGAAACAGCTGGTCAGCGCCGATGAGTTTGATAAGGTAAAGCAGGCGATGAAACAGGCACGCGAGGAGGTTACCGCTGCCGAAGATGCTCTCCAAGTGGTGCGTGATGGTGTAAGCAAGAGCAATGCCAGCGCCTCTTCCACCCTCATCCGTTCTACCATCTCGGGCATTATCCTCGATATTCCGGTCAAGGTGGGTAACTCGGTGATTCTTGCCAACACTTTCAACGATGGTACTACCATCGCCAGTGTAGCCAACATGAACGACCTCATCTTCCGTGGCAATATAGATGAAACCGAAGTGGGAAGTCTCGTTACAGGAATGCCGATGAAGATTACCATCGGAGCCTTGCAGAACCTCAACTTCGAGGCTAACCTGGAATATATCTCTCCTAAGGCTGTAGAAAACAATGGTGCCAACCAGTTTGAGGTAAAGGCAGCCATCCGTTCTACCAAGGGAGGCAAGATCCGTTCAGGCTACAGCGCCAATGCCGAGATTGTACTGGCCAAGGCTACCCATGTACTCACCGTTCCGGAGAGTGCCATTGAGTTTAGCGGCGATTCTACCTTTGTATATATCATAAAAGGTAGCGGCGAGAAGAAGACTTATGAGCGCAAACAGGTAACTACCGGTTTGAGCGATGGAGTAAATATTGAAATCAAGAAAGGTCTGGGACTCAAGGACAAGGTTCGCGGTCCTCAGGTAATAGCAGAAAATAAGGATGATGACGAATAG
- the nagB gene encoding glucosamine-6-phosphate deaminase codes for MRVIIEKDYEKLSKWAADHVIETINRFQPTAERPFVLGLPTGSSPQGMYANLVKAVKEGKVSFKHVITFNMDEYVGLPESHPESYHSFMAANLFNHIDCPKENIHILNGNAENLEEECRHYEQMIEEAGGIDLFIGGIGPDGHIAFNEPFSSLTSRTRVKTLTTDTKIANSRFFDNDPEKVPSLALTVGVGTVMAAREVMILCNGHNKARALQAAIEGPVTQAWTISALQQHQHGIIVCDEIACDELKVGTYRYFKDIEKDNI; via the coding sequence ATGCGTGTTATTATCGAAAAAGATTATGAGAAGCTGTCAAAGTGGGCAGCTGATCATGTAATTGAAACAATTAACAGATTTCAACCAACTGCTGAACGTCCTTTTGTTCTGGGTTTGCCAACCGGTTCTTCACCTCAGGGCATGTATGCCAACCTGGTAAAGGCGGTAAAAGAAGGCAAGGTTTCGTTCAAGCATGTCATCACCTTCAATATGGATGAATATGTAGGTTTGCCGGAATCTCATCCTGAGAGCTATCACTCTTTCATGGCTGCCAATCTCTTCAATCATATCGACTGTCCTAAGGAGAATATTCATATTCTGAACGGTAATGCCGAGAACCTGGAAGAGGAGTGCCGTCATTATGAGCAGATGATAGAAGAAGCGGGTGGCATCGACCTCTTTATCGGTGGTATCGGTCCTGATGGCCATATCGCTTTCAACGAGCCATTCTCTTCTCTAACCTCCCGCACACGAGTAAAGACGCTCACTACAGATACAAAGATTGCCAACTCCCGTTTCTTCGACAATGATCCTGAGAAGGTACCTAGTCTGGCTCTGACCGTAGGTGTGGGTACCGTGATGGCTGCCCGAGAGGTAATGATTCTCTGCAACGGTCATAACAAGGCCCGCGCCCTGCAGGCTGCCATCGAAGGCCCTGTTACCCAGGCTTGGACCATCAGCGCTCTGCAGCAGCACCAGCATGGCATCATCGTTTGTGATGAGATTGCCTGCGATGAACTGAAGGTGGGTACTTACCGCTACTTCAAGGATATCGAGAAAGATAACATCTAA
- a CDS encoding DUF6078 family protein — translation MNNISIHSIDTVCLKEACPVHHLCARFERYQKLRKSEKVFSILNPDHIACSEQGCAYRLQKKIIRMARGFRRMFGTIPSANTPHFWHFSPYISESTYCKAKRGAILIAPDMQQKLLRLFEQNGADISIGFDEYVEQEGYEEVDTANCKKI, via the coding sequence ATGAACAATATTTCAATCCATTCCATTGATACGGTATGTCTCAAGGAGGCGTGCCCGGTACATCACCTTTGTGCTCGTTTTGAGCGTTATCAGAAGTTGCGTAAGTCGGAGAAGGTATTCAGTATTCTGAACCCGGACCATATAGCCTGCAGCGAGCAGGGCTGCGCCTATCGGCTTCAGAAGAAGATCATACGCATGGCACGCGGATTCCGCCGCATGTTCGGTACGATACCTTCTGCCAATACGCCTCATTTCTGGCACTTTTCGCCCTATATCAGCGAAAGCACCTATTGCAAGGCGAAGCGCGGCGCCATCCTCATCGCACCCGATATGCAGCAGAAATTACTGCGTCTCTTCGAGCAGAATGGGGCCGATATCAGCATCGGTTTTGATGAATATGTTGAGCAGGAGGGCTATGAAGAAGTAGATACCGCAAACTGTAAAAAAATATAA
- a CDS encoding VapE domain-containing protein, which yields MKENLKTLSSSDKMTNEISALSLVESFLDEYYLFRRNVLSGKTEYFTLSKNEDETEEPVEEEPETGGEEEESSDSTWKVLTPEAFNSIVRHAKRLGVGGKKSPRQDIEEFVRSEEVPEFDPIREYLENLPEWDGKNHVAELFGRIPGLTSEQLGWCATWLRSAVAHWLQMDMFHGNETTPVLIGKQGCGKSTFAYRLLPDHLRQYFLDHINFANKFDSEMALTHNLYVNIDEFANMGPSQQGKLKQMLSKVKVNGRPIFGKCQDDRPRYASFLATTNDEHPLCDPTGSRRFVCLHIPAGEYIDNGSPIIYDQLYAQVMYELCHKKTPYWFTNAEVDRIQKCNLPFFKVDDFESMLKSCFRVPEDNEMGEWLICSDVFEVLHERFPMLISNLSTKIRIGQSLKLLGCKMKHTKKGQAYLLVRI from the coding sequence ATGAAGGAAAATTTAAAAACCTTATCGTCATCAGATAAGATGACAAACGAAATTTCTGCACTCTCTCTTGTTGAGAGTTTTCTCGATGAGTATTATCTCTTCCGTAGAAATGTGCTAAGTGGTAAAACCGAGTATTTCACTCTCTCAAAGAATGAGGACGAAACTGAGGAGCCCGTAGAAGAGGAACCGGAAACCGGCGGGGAAGAGGAGGAATCTTCTGACTCAACCTGGAAGGTGCTGACTCCGGAGGCTTTCAATTCTATCGTCCGTCACGCCAAGCGGTTGGGTGTGGGAGGCAAGAAGTCGCCCCGACAGGATATTGAGGAGTTCGTACGTTCTGAAGAGGTTCCGGAGTTTGACCCTATCAGGGAGTATCTTGAGAACCTGCCGGAATGGGATGGTAAGAACCATGTGGCTGAACTCTTTGGCAGAATTCCGGGGCTTACAAGTGAACAGTTGGGATGGTGCGCCACCTGGCTCCGTTCAGCTGTCGCCCACTGGTTGCAGATGGATATGTTTCATGGCAACGAAACCACTCCTGTGCTTATCGGCAAGCAGGGTTGCGGCAAGAGTACCTTTGCCTATCGCCTGCTGCCGGATCATCTGCGCCAGTATTTCCTCGACCACATCAACTTTGCCAATAAGTTTGACTCCGAGATGGCGCTCACTCATAATCTCTATGTCAACATAGATGAGTTTGCGAATATGGGACCATCGCAGCAGGGCAAGCTGAAGCAGATGCTTTCGAAGGTGAAGGTGAACGGGCGCCCTATCTTCGGCAAGTGTCAGGATGACCGTCCGCGCTACGCTTCCTTCCTGGCAACTACCAATGATGAGCATCCGCTCTGCGACCCTACGGGTAGTCGCCGCTTCGTCTGTCTGCACATTCCGGCAGGTGAATATATCGACAACGGTTCACCCATCATTTATGACCAGCTCTATGCACAAGTTATGTATGAGCTTTGCCATAAGAAGACGCCTTACTGGTTTACCAATGCCGAGGTGGATCGCATCCAGAAGTGCAATCTTCCATTCTTCAAGGTAGATGATTTTGAGTCGATGCTGAAGAGCTGCTTCCGTGTTCCCGAGGATAATGAAATGGGCGAATGGCTCATCTGTTCGGATGTTTTCGAGGTTCTGCACGAAAGATTTCCGATGCTGATCAGTAATCTGAGTACCAAGATTCGCATAGGCCAGTCGCTCAAACTCCTGGGTTGCAAGATGAAGCATACCAAGAAGGGTCAGGCCTATCTGCTTGTAAGAATCTGA
- a CDS encoding class I SAM-dependent methyltransferase — MQKRHTDRKMYFRDLEITSKEFYISYLSDFTELTSKSRILEVGCGEGGNLVPFAQLGCKVTGIDIAECRIKDAKAYFSEISNHATFVCCDFMQYPVPCNEEDKYDVILLHDVIEHVPTKEPFLAHLRKFMKTKGVLFVGFPAWQMPFGGHQQICRSKLCSHLPFIHLLPNHLYKLLLKTCNEEKGTMNELMSIKECRTSIELFERLIHQCGFSVTDQKLWFINPHYKQKFHLTPRLLPHWVWKMKYIRNFFTTSCWYILSISHK; from the coding sequence ATGCAAAAAAGACATACAGACAGAAAGATGTATTTCCGTGACTTGGAGATAACATCTAAGGAGTTTTACATCAGCTACTTGTCAGATTTTACGGAACTGACATCAAAGAGTAGAATCTTGGAGGTAGGCTGTGGTGAAGGAGGAAACTTAGTTCCCTTTGCACAGTTGGGCTGCAAAGTGACAGGTATAGATATTGCTGAATGCAGAATTAAAGATGCCAAAGCATACTTTTCCGAAATCAGCAATCATGCTACATTTGTATGCTGTGATTTCATGCAATATCCTGTTCCATGTAATGAAGAGGATAAATATGACGTAATACTATTACATGATGTGATAGAACACGTTCCGACAAAAGAGCCATTTCTTGCACACCTAAGAAAGTTTATGAAAACAAAAGGCGTGCTGTTTGTCGGATTCCCCGCATGGCAAATGCCTTTTGGAGGACATCAACAGATTTGCAGAAGCAAACTTTGCTCACATCTGCCATTCATTCACTTGCTGCCAAACCATTTATACAAGTTGTTGCTGAAAACATGCAATGAAGAGAAAGGAACTATGAATGAACTTATGAGCATAAAAGAATGCCGAACAAGTATAGAGTTGTTTGAAAGACTCATACATCAATGTGGCTTCTCGGTAACAGATCAAAAACTTTGGTTCATCAATCCTCATTACAAGCAGAAGTTCCACCTTACCCCACGACTCTTGCCACATTGGGTCTGGAAGATGAAGTATATCAGAAATTTCTTCACCACTTCATGCTGGTATATATTGTCCATAAGCCATAAATAG
- a CDS encoding sigma-70 family RNA polymerase sigma factor has protein sequence MASNITTLVEKAKQGDADAFSTLYQMYYPKMKGICINILREDKAVVDDLVQDAFILAFVSLKDLKNTHRFSQWLTSITTNLVLKYQEQGKRYDFISLSDVEEEFSFVLEDGNTSKQSIPYEEIMSAIDSLPEGYKKIFNMSVLDGLSHQEISELLNIASHSSSSQLSRAKAMLRNILSPRAMLIIVLALIVIPVYRYFTEKKKLVSENDVNIVRTRKPNEDITPIQKKPNVSVSRIQNAILCSNYRSVQQGKNTVITVGDSIKASQNVIVEISDSLQDNQHIWADNKRDSIITKDTVYTPIPNEERWIADDTKTHKKSKWQLLAAGSLGTTLAQNVCKIITSSGDDITSEQPSKKIFTTWEEYSKYLHRLTPTDPTAENVAMMDIADNNKGKIEEVEHHDKPIILGLAVNKSIGKHWSLETGLQYSYLKSYFTLGTGNYRVGKEQKLHYIGIPVKLSYQFMAYKKLSAYGSAGASIQIPLSGKTYADYVVGGKSGYTTDWKTTPSIQWTVNTNIGIQYQFAPKLTLFVEPTLNWYIPNGSEVKNTWTERPFTLTVPFGIRLSW, from the coding sequence ATGGCTTCAAATATAACAACATTAGTAGAAAAAGCAAAACAAGGTGACGCTGACGCTTTCAGCACATTATACCAAATGTATTATCCTAAGATGAAAGGGATATGCATCAATATTCTTAGAGAGGACAAAGCTGTCGTTGACGACCTTGTCCAAGATGCTTTTATACTTGCGTTTGTTTCATTAAAAGACTTGAAGAATACTCATAGGTTTAGTCAATGGCTTACAAGTATCACCACTAACCTTGTATTGAAATATCAGGAGCAAGGTAAGAGATACGATTTCATTTCCTTGTCTGATGTAGAGGAAGAATTTAGTTTCGTATTGGAAGATGGCAACACTTCCAAACAATCAATTCCGTATGAGGAAATTATGTCTGCAATAGACAGTTTGCCTGAAGGGTATAAGAAAATATTCAACATGTCTGTTTTGGATGGCTTGTCCCATCAAGAAATCAGCGAATTACTTAATATTGCTTCACATAGTTCTTCCTCGCAATTATCAAGGGCAAAGGCAATGTTGCGAAACATATTGTCCCCAAGAGCTATGCTTATCATCGTATTGGCGTTGATAGTCATCCCTGTATATAGATATTTTACTGAAAAGAAGAAACTCGTTTCTGAAAATGATGTGAATATAGTTCGAACTCGAAAGCCTAATGAAGACATTACGCCTATACAAAAGAAGCCTAATGTTTCTGTTAGTAGAATACAAAACGCTATTTTGTGCTCTAATTATCGAAGTGTTCAACAGGGAAAGAACACTGTAATAACTGTTGGTGATTCGATTAAGGCAAGTCAAAATGTAATAGTCGAAATATCCGATTCTTTGCAGGATAACCAACATATTTGGGCTGATAACAAGCGAGATAGTATCATCACAAAAGATACTGTATATACACCTATTCCAAACGAGGAAAGATGGATTGCGGATGATACAAAGACGCACAAGAAAAGTAAATGGCAATTGCTCGCAGCTGGTTCTTTGGGTACTACTCTTGCGCAAAATGTTTGTAAGATTATAACAAGTAGCGGTGATGATATTACGAGTGAACAACCTTCAAAAAAGATTTTTACTACATGGGAAGAGTATTCTAAATATCTACATCGCTTAACACCAACTGACCCAACGGCGGAAAATGTTGCAATGATGGATATTGCCGATAATAACAAGGGCAAAATTGAAGAGGTAGAACATCATGACAAACCTATAATATTAGGATTGGCTGTGAACAAGAGCATAGGAAAGCATTGGAGTTTAGAAACAGGACTCCAATACTCTTACTTGAAGTCATATTTTACTTTGGGTACTGGCAATTACCGTGTTGGTAAGGAACAAAAGTTGCATTACATCGGTATCCCTGTCAAGCTCTCGTACCAATTCATGGCGTACAAGAAACTGTCGGCTTACGGTTCTGCAGGAGCAAGCATTCAGATACCATTGTCTGGAAAGACATATGCAGACTATGTAGTAGGAGGAAAGTCTGGCTATACAACGGATTGGAAGACAACACCTTCTATACAGTGGACTGTAAACACTAATATCGGAATACAATATCAATTTGCACCAAAGTTGACATTGTTTGTTGAGCCAACGCTGAATTGGTACATTCCGAATGGAAGCGAAGTCAAGAATACTTGGACAGAACGTCCATTTACATTGACTGTGCCTTTCGGTATTAGGCTCTCTTGGTAA
- a CDS encoding winged helix-turn-helix transcriptional regulator yields MEEVPPRVEYSLTPIAKDFLREISYVIEWGQLHFEQIVKGRK; encoded by the coding sequence ATTGAAGAAGTTCCTCCAAGGGTAGAATATTCTCTCACACCAATAGCCAAGGACTTCTTGCGAGAAATCAGCTACGTCATAGAATGGGGACAGTTACATTTTGAGCAGATAGTGAAGGGCAGAAAATAG